A region of Leptidea sinapis chromosome 4, ilLepSina1.1, whole genome shotgun sequence DNA encodes the following proteins:
- the LOC126979832 gene encoding 39S ribosomal protein L35, mitochondrial, protein MIRCAFSAFRHFRPLAVSSVIPNCMNDVKCFSSVVTSKYDNIMIKKVTVVNSSIINNRQILDIYNKIEPTPIRTVTKFSLRKGKRKSVKAVLKRFMRLEWGAWIRTKVGRHKRMWKKSQPQRRRLRQHVFCNATQSTLLDKMVTRFWKKPKYYVEDPYAPYHTREEFHLTRKRPGNH, encoded by the exons ATGATTCGTTGTGCTTTTTCAG CATTTCGCCACTTTAGACCCCTAGCAGTTTCCAGTGTTATTCCAAACTGTATGAATGATGTAAAATGTTTCTCGTCAGTAGTGACGTCAAAGTATGACAACATAATGATTAAAAAAGTAACTGTAGTAAACTCCTCCATCATAAACAATAGACAAATTTTGGATATCTATAACAAAATTGAACCTACACCTATAAGAACAGTTACAAAATTTAGTCTAAGAAAAGGTAAAAGAAAGTCTGTTAAGGCTGTTTTGAAGAGATTCATGAGGTTAGAATGGGGTGCTTGGATCCGAACTAAAGTTGGTAGACATAAAAGGATGTGGAAGAAATCTCAACCACAAAGAAGACGTTTGAGACAGCATGTGTTCTGTAATGCGACACAATCGACTTTGTTAGATAAAATGGTCACTAGGTTTTGGAAGAAACCAAAGTACTATGTTGAAGATCCATATGCTCCATATCATACAAGAGAAGAATTTCACTTAACTCGAAAGAGACCTggaaatcattaa